One window from the genome of Rufibacter tibetensis encodes:
- a CDS encoding efflux RND transporter periplasmic adaptor subunit: MAKRNSNKLIYILGGLLVLIVVGLLIAKKSGWIGKKEGVEVAVAKAKPTSIVEKVSASGKVQPEIEVKISPDVSGEITELYVKEGDSVVAGQLLLRIRPDNYQAMVEMQSASVNTQRANLAQSRARLNQAMANSKNIQQSYERNRKLFEQKVISQSDFDAAKAQYEANRAEVDAARQSVRAAESTVRSASASLEESRRNLDKTTIYAPVSGTVSKLNVERGERVVGTSQMAGTEIMRIANLNNMEVRVNVNENDIVRVQLNDSAIIEVDSYTNSNRKFRGIVTSIANTAKDVATLEAVTEFEVRIRLLNDSYQDLQKNNRTPFRPGMTASVDIITEQKDNVLSVPLAAVTTRAKDKPKGTPASTVSQESDKPVRVEDRPDEVVFVHEGGKVKMVKVKTGISDFDNIEILSGLKAGQEVVSGPFKAVSKQLKEGDLVTVKDEKALNRDEKEEEEETTEE, encoded by the coding sequence ATGGCAAAACGGAATTCAAACAAACTGATCTACATCTTGGGTGGCCTACTGGTCCTCATAGTAGTTGGTTTACTTATAGCTAAAAAGAGCGGCTGGATTGGTAAGAAAGAAGGGGTAGAGGTTGCAGTTGCCAAAGCCAAACCAACCTCTATTGTGGAGAAAGTAAGTGCCTCAGGCAAAGTGCAACCTGAGATTGAAGTAAAAATAAGCCCTGACGTATCCGGTGAAATTACCGAGTTATATGTGAAAGAAGGAGACTCTGTCGTGGCAGGTCAGTTACTGCTTAGAATTCGCCCTGACAACTATCAAGCCATGGTAGAGATGCAATCTGCCTCAGTAAATACCCAACGCGCCAACCTTGCCCAGAGCAGAGCCCGATTAAACCAGGCCATGGCTAACAGCAAGAACATTCAGCAGTCGTATGAGCGGAACCGCAAGCTGTTTGAACAAAAAGTGATCTCCCAATCAGATTTTGACGCGGCAAAAGCACAGTATGAAGCCAATAGGGCCGAAGTGGATGCCGCTCGTCAAAGTGTAAGGGCCGCTGAATCTACTGTTCGCAGTGCCAGTGCCTCTTTAGAGGAGTCCAGAAGAAACCTTGACAAAACCACTATTTATGCCCCGGTAAGCGGCACAGTTTCCAAATTGAACGTAGAGCGCGGAGAGCGGGTGGTAGGTACCTCCCAGATGGCAGGTACGGAAATCATGCGCATTGCCAACCTCAACAACATGGAAGTACGGGTAAACGTGAACGAGAACGACATTGTGAGGGTACAGTTGAATGACTCTGCTATTATTGAAGTAGATTCGTACACCAATTCTAACCGTAAGTTTAGAGGTATTGTCACTTCGATTGCCAACACTGCTAAAGATGTAGCAACTTTAGAAGCCGTTACGGAGTTTGAGGTGCGCATCAGGTTATTGAATGATTCTTACCAGGATCTGCAGAAGAATAACCGAACCCCTTTCAGACCAGGCATGACTGCTTCCGTAGACATCATCACAGAGCAGAAAGACAACGTACTCTCCGTTCCTTTGGCGGCCGTGACTACCCGCGCTAAAGACAAGCCGAAAGGCACGCCAGCCTCTACTGTTTCACAGGAAAGTGACAAACCTGTTCGGGTGGAAGACAGACCTGATGAAGTAGTGTTTGTGCACGAGGGCGGCAAAGTGAAAATGGTGAAAGTAAAAACAGGTATTAGTGATTTTGACAACATAGAGATCTTGTCTGGCTTGAAAGCCGGCCAGGAGGTAGTCTCCGGGCCTTTCAAAGCCGTATCCAAGCAACTAAAAGAAGGTGATTTGGTAACGGTAAAAGATGAAAAAGCCTTGAACAGAGACGAAAAAGAAGAAGAAGAAGAGACGACAGAAGAATAA
- a CDS encoding NAD(P)H-dependent glycerol-3-phosphate dehydrogenase, with amino-acid sequence MQNREKVAVLGGGSWATALVKVLSENKTDVSWWLRNKEDVRHLQQYAHNPRYLSGVRFDLEYVHPSNDIRETVANAEWVILAVPAAFVQEALAALVPDALKGKTVVSAVKGMIPGQNLLITDFLEQEYGVPADRQCVIAGPCHAEEVALEKQSYLTIGSHDLTRAEMFCALLRNRYVKANPLDDIDGVEYCAVMKNIIALACGIAHGLNYGDNFQAVMVSNSMEEIERFLDALMPHHRDLKGSAYLGDLLVTAYSQFSRNRTFGNMIGRGYTVKSAQFEMNMVAEGYYAVQSIYQLNKHLKVDMPITTAVYNILYERISPGVEIEILKDKFK; translated from the coding sequence TTGCAGAACAGAGAAAAGGTAGCCGTTCTAGGCGGCGGAAGTTGGGCGACAGCCCTGGTGAAGGTCTTATCAGAAAATAAAACAGACGTAAGCTGGTGGCTCCGGAACAAAGAAGATGTGCGCCACTTACAGCAATATGCGCACAACCCCAGGTATCTGAGCGGTGTTCGTTTTGATTTGGAGTATGTGCATCCTTCCAATGACATCCGGGAAACAGTTGCCAATGCCGAGTGGGTGATTTTGGCAGTACCGGCGGCCTTTGTACAGGAAGCGTTAGCTGCTCTGGTACCAGATGCCCTGAAAGGAAAAACCGTTGTTTCTGCGGTAAAAGGAATGATCCCCGGACAGAACCTGCTCATTACAGATTTCCTGGAACAGGAATATGGCGTACCCGCCGACCGGCAGTGCGTGATTGCCGGTCCTTGCCACGCCGAAGAAGTTGCCTTGGAAAAGCAATCGTACCTGACCATTGGGTCGCATGACCTGACACGGGCTGAGATGTTCTGTGCCCTGCTCCGCAACCGCTATGTAAAAGCAAATCCCTTGGATGACATTGATGGCGTGGAATATTGCGCCGTTATGAAGAATATCATTGCCTTAGCCTGCGGTATTGCGCACGGACTTAATTACGGAGACAACTTCCAGGCAGTGATGGTATCCAATTCTATGGAGGAAATAGAGCGCTTCTTAGATGCTTTGATGCCTCACCACCGTGACCTGAAAGGAAGTGCTTACTTGGGAGATTTGCTCGTGACTGCCTATTCCCAGTTCAGCCGTAACCGTACTTTCGGGAATATGATTGGCCGCGGCTACACCGTCAAGTCTGCCCAGTTTGAGATGAACATGGTGGCCGAGGGATATTACGCCGTGCAAAGCATCTACCAACTAAACAAGCACCTGAAAGTAGACATGCCTATCACTACCGCGGTATACAACATCTTGTATGAACGTATCTCACCGGGAGTTGAGATTGAGATATTAAAAGATAAGTTTAAGTAA
- the sdaAB gene encoding L-serine ammonia-lyase, iron-sulfur-dependent subunit beta has translation MAEKSSIFDMIGPVMIGPSSSHTAGVVRIARAAIRILGAPPVEATITFYNSFARTYEGHGSDRAILAGLMDYKTDDTRIKESFEFAKEQGLKYTFKSVGNASTMHPNTIKLNLIAADGRTAEVIGQSRGGGVISIVEVDGFPSNFSANLHTLIIDADDVKGSIAFISDIIAHDDCNIATMNVSRKGRNDVARQFIEMDSGLRPITLEYLRQLSWVKQVIYIPNIDL, from the coding sequence ATGGCAGAGAAGAGCAGTATTTTTGATATGATTGGCCCCGTTATGATAGGACCTTCCAGTTCACACACAGCAGGAGTAGTTCGTATTGCCCGGGCCGCCATCAGGATTTTGGGAGCTCCTCCGGTGGAAGCCACCATCACCTTTTATAATTCCTTTGCCCGCACCTATGAAGGCCACGGCAGTGATAGAGCTATATTGGCCGGGCTAATGGATTATAAAACTGATGACACCCGCATTAAGGAGTCTTTTGAATTTGCGAAGGAGCAAGGCCTGAAATACACTTTCAAATCCGTAGGAAATGCTTCTACTATGCACCCCAATACTATCAAGCTAAATCTGATAGCGGCAGATGGCCGAACAGCGGAGGTGATAGGGCAAAGCAGAGGCGGTGGTGTCATCAGCATAGTGGAGGTAGATGGCTTTCCATCTAACTTTTCTGCTAACCTGCATACGCTCATCATAGACGCAGATGATGTGAAGGGCAGTATAGCCTTCATCAGTGACATCATAGCCCATGACGACTGCAACATAGCTACCATGAACGTCTCCAGAAAGGGCCGGAATGATGTGGCCCGTCAATTCATAGAAATGGATTCTGGCCTTCGACCAATTACCCTGGAATACCTTCGGCAACTGAGTTGGGTGAAACAAGTGATCTACATCCCTAATATTGACTTATAA
- a CDS encoding TolC family protein, with product MRRFSSKFLSTLGLVIGCHTFTLAQTGTSAEAVWSLEQCVEHAAKNNLQIRQSGLSIEQATIDVNQARADQLPQINGSGSHGFNNGFFLDPVRNQIQNTQIWSGNVGVNGSVNLYSGLQTHNTIKRNRLEVQASQLDQQKVQNDVTLNVVTAYMNILLNQEILKTNQERLNLTQSQLERTQKLFKAGSVPESNVLDLSAQMASDELNIITAQNNIELAELQLIQLLNLTNSNPANFSIVIPNIPDPDQMVIAFNAEDVYATASDRMPEILRARLRIQSADKSIAIAKGGYQPRLSLVGSINTRYSSGSSLISLGNTISQRTLVGYQDENMNQPIYIYTPSVEQTPREYPYFNQLQDNIGQYIGLNLSVPILNGFRVRNNVQLSRISLKNAEINSDIAKNELKQTIAQAYTDAIGAQKRFVAARKQLVAFEQAYKNAEIRLNNGLINNVDFNVARNNLVKAQSDIIQAKYDYTFRLKFLEFYQGKTITL from the coding sequence ATGCGACGTTTCTCCTCAAAATTTCTTTCCACGCTGGGGCTGGTCATAGGCTGTCACACCTTCACTCTGGCACAAACGGGTACTTCAGCAGAGGCTGTCTGGAGCTTAGAACAGTGTGTGGAACATGCTGCAAAAAACAACTTGCAGATTAGGCAGTCCGGGCTGTCCATAGAACAGGCTACCATTGATGTCAATCAGGCACGGGCAGATCAATTACCCCAAATAAACGGGAGTGGTTCCCATGGATTTAATAACGGTTTCTTTCTGGACCCAGTTAGAAACCAAATCCAGAACACGCAGATTTGGTCGGGCAACGTAGGGGTGAATGGCTCTGTGAACCTGTATAGTGGTTTGCAGACGCACAACACCATCAAGCGAAACAGACTTGAGGTGCAGGCCAGTCAGCTTGACCAGCAGAAAGTTCAGAATGATGTTACCTTGAACGTGGTAACCGCTTATATGAACATCCTGCTGAACCAGGAGATCCTTAAAACCAATCAGGAGCGGCTTAACCTTACCCAAAGCCAATTAGAGCGTACTCAAAAGCTGTTTAAAGCAGGGAGCGTTCCTGAAAGTAATGTTTTAGACTTAAGCGCCCAAATGGCTAGTGATGAACTAAATATCATCACTGCACAAAATAATATTGAGCTGGCAGAGTTGCAGTTGATTCAATTGTTGAACCTCACAAATTCAAATCCAGCCAATTTCTCCATTGTGATACCAAACATACCAGATCCAGACCAGATGGTGATTGCGTTTAATGCAGAAGATGTGTATGCTACCGCTTCTGACAGAATGCCAGAGATCTTAAGGGCCAGGCTGCGAATTCAAAGTGCTGACAAATCCATAGCTATTGCAAAAGGAGGGTACCAACCCCGCCTGAGTTTGGTAGGTAGCATCAATACACGTTACTCCAGCGGTTCTTCCCTGATCTCTCTAGGCAATACCATTTCCCAAAGAACATTGGTTGGTTACCAGGACGAGAACATGAATCAACCCATCTATATCTATACTCCATCTGTTGAGCAAACACCTCGGGAGTACCCATACTTCAACCAGTTACAGGATAATATTGGTCAGTATATAGGGCTGAATTTAAGTGTTCCCATACTAAATGGTTTCAGGGTGAGGAACAACGTACAGTTATCTAGAATTAGCTTGAAAAACGCAGAAATCAATTCTGATATAGCCAAAAACGAGTTGAAACAAACCATTGCGCAAGCCTACACAGATGCAATTGGAGCACAGAAAAGGTTTGTTGCAGCAAGAAAACAGCTGGTAGCTTTTGAACAAGCCTATAAAAATGCGGAGATTCGCCTGAACAATGGCTTAATCAACAATGTGGATTTTAATGTGGCCCGCAACAATTTAGTAAAAGCCCAGTCAGACATTATACAGGCCAAATACGATTACACTTTCAGACTTAAGTTCCTGGAGTTCTACCAGGGCAAAACCATTACTCTCTAA
- a CDS encoding T9SS type A sorting domain-containing protein, producing the protein MTLITLKNGFVSTLLVIFLFLSVNVLAEGNLRFFQPVPEPLDLSGSTDTPDLVLSRLLKLYPNPNSTNQVNIKGFTKNTTAYILIKNAIGYVVVDEKQYKADESGDINLNIQTLQQGHYYIFIKVERGHVLKKLIKI; encoded by the coding sequence ATGACCTTAATTACCTTAAAAAACGGATTTGTTTCAACCTTATTAGTAATCTTTTTATTTCTTTCAGTTAACGTATTAGCCGAGGGAAACTTACGGTTCTTCCAGCCAGTGCCTGAACCTTTGGATCTGAGTGGTTCTACAGACACGCCAGATCTAGTATTAAGCAGGTTGTTGAAACTGTACCCAAACCCTAACTCAACCAATCAAGTCAACATCAAAGGCTTCACCAAAAACACCACTGCTTATATTCTGATAAAAAATGCCATTGGCTATGTAGTGGTAGATGAAAAGCAGTACAAAGCAGATGAAAGTGGTGATATCAACCTTAATATACAAACCCTGCAGCAGGGTCATTATTACATATTTATCAAAGTAGAAAGAGGGCATGTCCTCAAAAAATTGATCAAAATCTAA
- a CDS encoding SusC/RagA family TonB-linked outer membrane protein, which yields MRKIILFSFVLLLSLVNHAWAQNRTIKGTVTDAQTGEGMPGVTVQLKGSTTAVPTGISGEYEIVVPSAEGALVFTFIGYANREVAIGNQTTINVALAADQTQLNEVLVVAYGTAEEKSYTGSVTSVKAESIERMQANDVTKALSGLAPGVQVTSSSGQPGTTSAVRIRGVGSVNANSSPLYVVDGAPYSGDINAINPHDIESMTVLKDATAASLYGSRAANGVIVITTKGGTAPKEPTISFGATVGVTDFAVEDYKTVNAAQMYELTWEALRNDARATASLWQGKFASPEEYASKTVVTRLAGAGNGQQYNPFSDVEPVGLDGKIKPGLTPAWDEDWRDALYRKAMRQEYDLSVQGGNEKSNYYFSGNYLDQEGAFITSGFKRYSSRLRLSSQIRDNIKVGLGANISYTDQNAPTSSGTSFRNVVSWGRNISSIYPIYRRKNADGTPFTGGNEFDFNTARPYGGNSNPVGTTALDIIRGNNLTWGWNGFAEIGFLKDFKYRTTLALNGDNYRGETFYNPKYGDASGTIGGRGTQSRTSFTEYTFNHILSWNKTFGVHSLDALGGFEVFNLSSNSVSTQKTGFIPIEGMTELDNAATIVSSNSQRDRRALQSFLGQVNYGLADKYYLSASFRRDGSSRFQRDSRWGNFYSVGASWRLSEEDFMKELSWMNNAKLRASYGTSGNENLISYYAYRGVYNTGYPDLSAPGMIVSTLENPLLSWEKQAIFNVGLDATVFNKVDVSLDYYDRESRDLLLDQPLPPSSGFVRVSDNLGAMRNRGFEANISARIIDTENFGWTANLNAARNTNVFTELPQETILAGTKQYKVGQSIYDFFIEDFAGVDPQTGLSLWYRDVKNAEGVVERQTTSDYSKATRYYVGNALPDVTGGFSNNLRYKGFDLGVLFNYSFGGKILNTDYSGLMGGGSSAGTNWNVDILNRWQNSGDVTNVPRLGTGQALNANARSSRFLTDADYVRMRNVTLGYTLPSAVQERLRMKGLRVFVQGDNLWTWSKGLKGMDPEQSLDGLTNNAFPTMKTYSVGVRASF from the coding sequence ATGAGAAAAATCATATTGTTCAGCTTCGTTTTGTTGCTGTCGCTGGTAAACCATGCGTGGGCACAAAATCGGACAATTAAGGGAACGGTAACAGATGCTCAAACAGGCGAAGGAATGCCTGGGGTTACCGTTCAGCTAAAAGGGAGCACAACCGCAGTTCCTACGGGTATTTCCGGTGAATACGAAATAGTGGTGCCTTCTGCAGAGGGAGCTCTGGTTTTCACGTTCATTGGGTACGCCAACAGAGAAGTGGCTATTGGTAACCAGACTACAATCAACGTGGCTTTGGCAGCAGACCAAACCCAATTAAATGAAGTGTTGGTTGTGGCATACGGTACGGCAGAAGAGAAATCCTATACCGGTTCTGTTACTTCAGTAAAAGCTGAGTCTATAGAGCGTATGCAGGCCAATGATGTGACAAAGGCACTTTCTGGTTTAGCACCAGGCGTACAGGTTACCTCTTCCAGCGGACAGCCAGGTACAACCAGCGCAGTGCGCATCAGGGGAGTAGGCTCAGTGAACGCGAACAGCTCTCCGCTTTACGTGGTAGACGGTGCACCATACTCTGGAGACATCAACGCCATCAACCCGCATGACATCGAGTCTATGACTGTGTTAAAGGATGCAACGGCTGCTTCTTTGTATGGATCCAGAGCTGCTAATGGGGTTATTGTGATCACTACCAAAGGTGGAACTGCTCCTAAAGAGCCTACCATTTCCTTTGGTGCTACTGTTGGGGTTACTGACTTTGCGGTGGAAGATTACAAAACCGTGAATGCCGCCCAGATGTATGAGTTAACCTGGGAAGCGCTTCGCAATGACGCCAGAGCAACGGCTTCTCTGTGGCAAGGCAAATTTGCTTCTCCTGAGGAGTATGCCTCTAAAACAGTTGTAACCCGTTTAGCGGGTGCCGGTAACGGACAGCAGTACAACCCCTTCAGTGATGTAGAGCCAGTAGGTCTAGACGGTAAAATCAAGCCAGGCTTGACTCCTGCCTGGGATGAGGACTGGAGAGATGCCTTGTACAGAAAAGCCATGCGCCAGGAGTATGACCTGAGCGTACAAGGTGGAAATGAGAAAAGCAACTACTACTTCTCTGGTAACTATTTAGACCAGGAAGGTGCTTTCATCACCTCTGGCTTCAAGCGTTATTCTTCCCGTTTGCGCTTGAGCTCACAAATTCGTGATAACATCAAGGTTGGTCTGGGGGCTAACATTTCTTATACAGACCAGAATGCGCCTACTTCCAGCGGTACTTCTTTCCGGAACGTGGTATCATGGGGAAGAAACATTTCCTCCATTTACCCCATCTACAGAAGAAAGAACGCAGATGGCACTCCTTTCACCGGAGGCAATGAGTTCGACTTCAACACAGCCCGCCCGTACGGCGGTAACAGCAACCCGGTAGGAACCACTGCGCTGGATATTATCCGGGGGAACAACCTTACCTGGGGCTGGAATGGTTTTGCAGAGATTGGTTTTCTAAAAGACTTCAAATACAGAACTACGCTGGCGTTGAACGGAGATAACTACCGTGGGGAGACGTTCTACAATCCTAAATACGGTGACGCCTCTGGTACCATTGGCGGACGGGGTACTCAATCTAGAACTTCATTCACGGAGTACACCTTTAACCACATCTTGAGCTGGAACAAGACTTTCGGGGTACATTCATTAGATGCCTTGGGTGGTTTTGAGGTGTTCAACCTATCTTCAAATTCAGTATCTACCCAGAAAACCGGGTTCATTCCAATTGAAGGTATGACTGAACTGGACAATGCGGCCACCATTGTAAGCTCTAACTCGCAAAGAGACCGCAGGGCTTTGCAAAGCTTCTTAGGCCAGGTGAATTACGGCTTGGCAGACAAGTATTACCTGTCAGCCTCTTTCCGGAGAGACGGTTCTTCCCGCTTCCAGAGAGACAGCCGTTGGGGTAACTTCTACTCTGTAGGTGCTTCCTGGAGATTGTCTGAAGAAGATTTCATGAAAGAACTTTCCTGGATGAACAATGCCAAACTAAGGGCATCTTATGGTACATCAGGTAACGAGAACCTGATTTCCTACTATGCTTATAGAGGAGTTTACAATACCGGCTATCCAGACTTGTCTGCCCCAGGTATGATTGTCTCTACTTTGGAGAACCCGTTACTTTCATGGGAAAAACAGGCCATCTTCAACGTTGGTTTAGATGCAACTGTGTTCAACAAAGTAGATGTCTCTTTGGACTACTATGACAGAGAATCAAGAGACCTCTTGTTAGACCAGCCGTTGCCTCCTTCTTCAGGTTTCGTGAGGGTTTCTGACAATTTGGGTGCAATGCGCAACAGAGGGTTTGAAGCTAACATCTCCGCTCGCATCATTGACACAGAGAACTTCGGCTGGACTGCCAACCTGAATGCCGCCCGTAACACCAACGTGTTTACCGAGCTTCCGCAGGAAACCATTTTGGCAGGTACCAAACAGTACAAAGTAGGGCAGTCTATCTATGATTTCTTTATTGAAGACTTTGCAGGGGTAGACCCGCAAACTGGTTTAAGCTTGTGGTACCGTGATGTGAAAAATGCAGAGGGAGTAGTGGAAAGACAAACTACTTCAGACTACTCTAAAGCTACCCGCTACTATGTAGGTAACGCTTTGCCAGATGTGACCGGAGGTTTCTCAAACAACTTACGGTACAAAGGCTTTGACTTAGGTGTGTTGTTCAACTACAGTTTTGGTGGTAAAATCCTGAACACAGACTACAGCGGCTTAATGGGTGGCGGTTCATCTGCTGGTACTAACTGGAACGTAGACATCCTGAACAGATGGCAAAACTCAGGTGATGTAACCAATGTACCTCGCTTAGGAACTGGTCAGGCCTTGAATGCCAATGCCCGTTCATCAAGATTCTTAACCGATGCTGACTACGTACGCATGCGGAACGTGACCCTTGGTTATACTTTGCCATCTGCCGTGCAGGAGCGTTTGCGAATGAAAGGCTTGAGAGTTTTTGTTCAGGGAGACAACCTTTGGACATGGTCTAAAGGCCTGAAAGGAATGGATCCTGAGCAGTCATTGGATGGTCTTACCAACAATGCCTTTCCTACCATGAAGACGTACTCTGTTGGGGTTCGTGCTTCTTTCTAA
- a CDS encoding RagB/SusD family nutrient uptake outer membrane protein produces the protein MKINKAKIYTIVLGATLGLGSCQEDFLETVPSNAVSYEQAFSSTAGVEAALNGIYRLMRDAPVNSGSTPSHDSYGIPHFNLTWDVMGQDIMANSNWFVFQYELDNKLPTYRGTHMLWAMNYGVITNANNIIANAAKVPGITEEQRAAFEAEAKALRAFGYFNLARTYQHTYLKDPNALAVPLVLEQTTAQSQGRPRATLKEVYTQILEDLNTAERVLPTTRTAKSRINKNVAQGLLARVHLEMGQWQQAAEFAAKARQGYALMTPSQWKEGFNNYANGEWIWGLAQSADQQVAFASFYSTIDGRYTVDSKGNRTYVRRGYNNIRANDKFVELFALTDARREFQEAVGTTNSNRYTITKFKDLPDLSGDFVLMRSAEMYLIEAEAKARFGQEEAAQELVYQLRQQRFTVAADAVKPTTTGTALIDEVWVERRKELYGEGFGLMDIKRLQKPLVRTGNHTAVLGTTPANSDLFIYMFPQLEIINNPNFGPQNP, from the coding sequence ATGAAAATCAATAAAGCTAAAATATATACAATCGTGCTGGGAGCCACCCTTGGGTTGGGTTCTTGCCAGGAGGATTTTCTGGAGACGGTGCCTTCAAACGCTGTTTCTTACGAGCAGGCGTTCAGCTCAACGGCTGGCGTGGAGGCTGCCTTGAACGGAATCTACCGTTTAATGCGAGATGCCCCGGTAAACTCCGGTTCTACCCCCAGCCACGATAGCTACGGTATTCCTCATTTCAACCTTACCTGGGATGTGATGGGGCAGGATATCATGGCGAACTCTAACTGGTTTGTGTTCCAGTATGAGTTAGACAACAAACTGCCTACTTACCGTGGTACGCACATGCTATGGGCAATGAATTATGGTGTTATCACCAACGCCAATAACATCATAGCCAATGCTGCCAAAGTACCGGGTATCACTGAGGAACAGCGTGCTGCCTTTGAGGCAGAGGCTAAAGCGCTGCGAGCCTTTGGCTACTTCAACCTGGCCCGTACTTACCAGCATACGTATCTGAAAGACCCTAATGCGTTGGCTGTTCCTTTGGTGTTGGAGCAAACCACTGCTCAATCACAGGGAAGGCCCAGAGCTACCCTTAAAGAAGTGTATACTCAGATTTTAGAAGATTTGAACACTGCTGAGCGGGTGCTGCCTACTACCAGAACTGCCAAAAGTCGCATCAATAAGAATGTAGCGCAGGGATTGTTAGCACGTGTACATTTAGAGATGGGACAATGGCAACAAGCTGCTGAGTTTGCGGCGAAAGCTCGTCAAGGGTATGCTTTGATGACGCCTTCACAATGGAAGGAAGGATTTAACAACTATGCCAACGGAGAGTGGATTTGGGGTCTTGCCCAATCTGCTGACCAGCAGGTAGCGTTTGCCTCTTTCTATTCTACCATTGATGGGCGCTATACCGTTGATTCAAAAGGAAACAGAACCTACGTACGCAGAGGGTATAACAACATCAGGGCAAACGACAAGTTTGTAGAGCTGTTTGCTTTAACCGATGCCCGCCGGGAGTTCCAGGAAGCAGTAGGTACTACCAACTCCAACCGTTACACTATCACTAAGTTCAAGGATCTTCCTGACTTAAGCGGTGACTTCGTGTTGATGCGTTCTGCGGAGATGTACCTGATCGAAGCCGAAGCCAAAGCCCGTTTTGGGCAGGAGGAAGCTGCGCAAGAGTTAGTATACCAATTGCGGCAGCAACGCTTTACGGTAGCCGCTGATGCGGTGAAACCTACCACCACCGGAACTGCCCTGATTGATGAAGTCTGGGTAGAGAGAAGAAAAGAACTCTACGGGGAAGGATTCGGGCTGATGGATATCAAACGCCTTCAGAAGCCTTTGGTGCGGACAGGTAACCATACTGCTGTTTTAGGAACGACCCCTGCAAACAGTGACTTGTTTATCTATATGTTCCCGCAACTGGAGATCATCAACAACCCTAACTTTGGGCCTCAGAATCCATAA
- a CDS encoding tryptophan 2,3-dioxygenase family protein, whose amino-acid sequence MAAPTFSPQVLELLERLQQKYSPLGQDLASYLEGLLYSDFLNYWDYIHLDTLLSLQTPRTKIPDEEIFIMYHQVTELYFKLCLHEYRQIGEDPTPTVQMLITRIGRINRYFENLIDSFEVMVDGMDKKEFLKFRMALMPASGFQSVQYRKIEICSTDLRNLTEKAKREALGLQSTHEEIFGCIYWKEGATEAATGAKTLTLLQFEEKYSAELMQHAREYQTKNVWYVLKQLPLEDQQNQKLINHLKELDSNVNVNWPLMHYKSAVRYLHRDPEVIAATGGTNWQKYLPPKFQKRIFYPEIWTQEEKDNWGKGWVNDIIGEVD is encoded by the coding sequence ATGGCAGCCCCCACCTTCTCTCCGCAGGTACTGGAATTGCTGGAGCGCCTCCAACAGAAATACAGCCCATTGGGCCAGGACCTGGCCTCTTACCTGGAAGGCCTTCTGTATTCTGACTTCCTTAACTACTGGGACTACATTCATCTGGACACCTTGCTGAGTTTGCAAACCCCGCGCACCAAAATCCCAGATGAGGAGATCTTCATCATGTACCACCAGGTGACAGAACTGTACTTTAAGCTCTGCCTGCACGAGTATAGACAGATTGGAGAAGACCCTACCCCTACGGTTCAGATGCTGATTACCAGAATAGGCCGGATAAACCGCTACTTTGAAAACCTGATTGACTCCTTTGAAGTGATGGTGGATGGAATGGACAAGAAGGAGTTCCTCAAGTTCAGAATGGCCCTGATGCCAGCAAGTGGCTTCCAGTCAGTTCAATATAGAAAGATTGAAATCTGCTCCACTGATCTAAGGAACCTGACAGAGAAGGCCAAGCGAGAAGCGCTGGGGTTGCAAAGCACCCATGAGGAGATATTTGGCTGCATCTATTGGAAAGAAGGTGCCACCGAGGCCGCCACAGGAGCCAAGACCCTTACACTTCTGCAGTTTGAGGAAAAATACTCTGCTGAGTTGATGCAACATGCCCGCGAGTACCAGACCAAAAATGTGTGGTATGTCTTGAAACAACTGCCATTAGAAGACCAGCAGAACCAAAAGCTGATTAACCACCTGAAGGAATTGGACAGTAACGTGAACGTGAACTGGCCCCTCATGCACTACAAATCTGCGGTTCGCTACCTCCACCGTGACCCAGAAGTAATAGCTGCCACAGGCGGTACCAATTGGCAGAAATATTTGCCTCCTAAGTTTCAGAAAAGAATCTTCTACCCAGAAATCTGGACCCAGGAGGAAAAAGACAACTGGGGAAAAGGTTGGGTAAACGACATCATTGGGGAAGTAGATTAA